The DNA sequence CAGGGCGGCGGAAGGCGTGGCGCGCGATCTGCGGTCGAACCGCTGGTGTGTCAGCCCCCGGCGGTAGCGTCGCGGGCATGGCAGCGAACTTTCAGATCTCGGTCGACTGCGCCGACCCGCACGCCCTGGCCCGGTTCTGGGCGCAGGCGCTGGAGTGGGAGGTGGAGCGGCACGGCGACTTCATCAAGCAGATGCTGGACGCCGGGCACGCCACCCCAGCCGACGTGATCACACTCGACGGCGAGCTGGTGTGGAGCACGGCCGCGGCGATCCGCGATCCGCAGGCGCCGGTGAACGGGCGCGGCTCCCCGGTCCGGTCCCGGATGATCTTCCAGGTGGTGCCGGAGGGCAAGACGGCCAAGAACCGGTTCCACCTGGACGTGAACTTCGAGGGGGTCGACAAGGAGGTCACGGCGGCGCGGATGGAGCAGCTGGGCGCGAAGCGGCTGTGGGACGGGCAGCAGGGTCCGCACTCGTGGATCGCGATGGCCGACCCGGAGGGCAACGAGTTCTGCGTGTCCTGAGACGACAGCGCCTTCGACAGGGCGTACGGCCGAACGGTGGAGTCGGGCGTACGCCCTGTGTCGTGGGCGGCGGTCCCCGGGGCTGAGGTTTGGCGGCGTCGCACTGGCGGTGCGATGCCGGGGGGAGGCCCGTTGCTATTACTCGTGCGACGTTCATTCACGTCAGGTGTCGGACCGGTCGCGCTTCGCAGGCAGTCGCCGCGCGGAGGGCGAGTAGTGAAGGCGCCTGCCCCGCCGGGACAGGCGTATGCGTGCCTCCGAGCATGAGCGGGTGCCATGAGAAGACCGCGCAACCCCGGTCTCCGGAACAAGATCGTCGCCGTACTGGCGTCGCTGGTGGCGCTGTGGGCGTTCGCCGCCTACGTCACCGTGGGCGAGGGCGTCAGCCTGGTATGGCTGGCCACGCTGGAGCAGCAGGTCGCCAAGCCGACCGAGGCGCTGATCGCGGCGGTGCAGGAGGAGCGGCGCGAGTCGGCCGCCTACGCCGCGGCGGGCACGGCCGGGTCGCGTACCGCGCTGGAGGCCGCGCGCGCCACGACCGATCAGGCGGTGGCGAAGCTGCGGCACGCGCTGGAGGGCACCGCGGCGCGCTGGTCGACCAGCGCCGCCAGCGACGCCCGCCTGGCCGACCTGCTCACGGGCCTGGACACGCTGCGGACGCACCGGGCCGCGCTGGACGCCGGCCGGGTGGACCGGATCGCGACCACGGACTACTTCACCGGCCTGACCCAGCTCGGCTTCGACGTGTACGACACCTACACCGCCTGGGACGACTCCGAGGTCATCTACCACACCTCGACGCTGGTCCTGCTCACCCACAGCCAGGAGATGATCTCGCGGGAGGACGCGGTGGTCGCCGGGGTCATCGGCGCGAACCGCTTCGGCGAGACCGACCGGGCCGCGCTCACCCAGCTCGTCGGCGCCCAGCGGTACCTGTCCCGGCAGGTCGCCGACCGGCTGCCGATGCCCGACCGGGGCGAGTACCAGAAGCTGCTGGGCGGGCCCGAACTGGCCGGGCTGCGCCTGCTGGAGGAGCAGCTGATGTCGGCCCGGCCGGGAGCGGCGCCGTCGGCCGACGCGGGCACGTGGCGGGCCGCGACCACCGGTGCGATCGAGGCGCTGCGCACGCTGGTGCTGAAACTGGCCGACCTGACCGTGGTCCGGTTCCGGGGCGCCGCGATCTGGATCATCGTCCGGCTGGTGCTGGCCGCGGGCCTGGGGCTGGTCGCGGTGGTCGCGTCGATCCGGTTCACCATCCGATCGCTGCGCAACCTGCAGGACCAGCTCGCCGAGCTGCGCGTGGCGGCGCTGGACCTGGCGCAGCAGCGGCTGCCCCGGGTGGTGGAGCGGCTGCGGCTGGGCGAGGAGGTCGACGTCGCCGAGGCCGCGCCGCCGCTGGCGTACGGGGCCGACGACATCGGGCAGGTCGGGCACGCCTTCAACGAGGTGCAGCAGACCGCGATCCAGGCCACCGTCGACCAGGCGGCGCTGCGGCGCAACGTACGCGACGTGTTCCTGAGCCTCGCCCACCGCATCCAGGCGCTGGTGCACCGCCAGCTCAAACTCATCGACCACATGGAACGCCAGGCCGTCACCGACTCCGAGCTGGCCGACCTGTTCCGCATCGACCACCTGGCCACCCGGATGCGCCGCAACGCCGAGAACCTGATCGTGCTCGCCGGGGTGCCCGCCAGCCGCACCTGGGGCGGCCCGGTGCCGCTGATCGACGTCATCCGGGCCGCGCTGGCCGAGGTCGAGGACTACCCCCGGGTGCGGCTGCGCTCGGCCGACACCGCGGCCGTGGCCGGGCGGGCCGTCGGGGACCTGATCCACCTGCTGGCCGAGCTGATGGAGAACGCGCTGTCGTTCTCCCCGCCGACCACGGTCGTCGTGGTCACCGGCCGCGCCGTGCCCACCGGGTACCTCATCGAGATCGAGGACCGGGGCCTGGGCATGACCGATCTCGACCTGGCCGAGGCCAACCGGCAGCTGGCCGACCCGCCGGAGTTCCAGCTCGCCGCCGCCGCCCGCCTCGGCTTCTACGTGGTGGGCCGCCTGGCCCAGCGCCACCGCATCGAGGTGCGGCTGCGCCGCTCGGCCGGCGACGGCGTCATCGCCGCAGTGCTGGTGGACGAGGCGTTCCTGGGCGGCGACGGCACCGGCACCGACCGGCCGCACGAGCGGCTGCTGGCCACCGTCGCGGCGGCCACCGCCGTCGCCCCGCCGTTGCGGGACGTGCCCGCCGCCGACGCCGTACGCGCCGACACGCCGCCCGGCGGCACCCCGGCGCTGCCCGGCGCGCCCGCACCCGACACCGCGTACACCCCCGCCGGGCTGCCCTGGCGGGACAAACGCCCCAAGCACCCGGCGCCACCACCGCCGGGCCTGATCCCGCGACCGCGGGACCTGCACGAACTGGAAAAGGCGGCGGCCGCGTACCCGAACGGTCGCACGCCGGAAGAGGTCGGCCGGTTCCTGGCCGCCTACGTCAACGCGGTCCAGCAGGGCCGCGAGCGCGCCGAGCGGTCCGGACCCGCCGCCGGCTGACCGTCCCTCCCCACAGGAAGTCGAGCCATGTCCGACAAGACAGCCACCGCCAACGCCGACCTAGCCTGGCTGGTCGACGACCTCGTCCACCGCGTCGTGGAAGCCCGCTACGCCGTGATCCTGTCCACCGACGGGCTGCTGGTCGCGGCCTCGCGGGGCCTGGAGCGCGGCGACGCCGAGCACCTGGCCGCAGCCGCGGCCGGGATGAGCAGCCTGGCCCGGGGCGCGGGCCGCCACTTCGGCGACAGCGTCGTACGCCGCACGATGATCGAGTTCGGGACCGGGTACCTGTTCGTCACCTCGGCGGGCAACGGCGCCTGCCTGGCGGTGGTGACCGGCACCGGCATCGACGTCGGCGTCGCCGCGTACGAGATGGAGATGCTCGTCGTGCGGGTCGGGCAGTACATCACCACGCCGATGCGCGCCCCCTCGGTGCAGGCCCGCTGACCGGCGCATGGACGGCAGCAGCGCCCCCGCCGGCGGCGGGTGGGCCCAGGAGGACGCCGGACCGACGGTCCGGCCGTACGCGATGACCTCCGGCCGCACCCGCCCGGCGCGGGGCGCGTTCGACCTGATCTCCATCGTGATGGCGCTGCGGTCCCCCGCCGCGCACGACGGCACCGTGCCGGAGGCCGAGCAGATCCTGCGGTGCTGCCAGCTGCCGGTATCGGTGGCCGAGCTCGCCGCCCGCCTCGACCTGCCGGCGGGCACCGTCAAGGTGCTGCTGGGCGATCTGCTCGCCCAGCAGCTCATCGCCACCAGATCCCCCGCGCCGGACCTCGGTACGCCGAACCGGCCCATCCTCCAGGCGGTCATCCATGGACTCCGCGCTCTCTGACATCCCGGCCGACATGACGTACACCCTGCCCACCGCCGTGAAGATCCTCATCGCGGGGCACTTCGGGGTCGGCAAGACCACCATGGTCGGGTCGGTCAGCGAGATCCTGCCGCTGCGCACGGAGGAGCTGCTCACCGACGCCGGGGTCGGCATCGACGACCTGTCCGGGGTCGAGGCCAAGAACACCACCACCGTCGCGATGGACTTCGGACGGATCACCATCAGCGACGACCTGGTGCTGTACCTGTTCGGCACGCCCGGCCAGGAGCGGTTCTCGTTCGTGTGGGACGAGCTGTCACTGGGTGCGCTGGGCGCGGTCGTGCTGGCCGACACCCGGCGGCTGAAGGACAGCTGGGCCAGCATCGGCTACTTCGAGCAGCGGCAGACGCCGTTCGTGGTCGCGGTCAACTGCTTCGACGACGGGGAGCAGTACACCCCGGCCGACGTGCAGCTGGCGCTCAACCTGGAGCCGCAGGTGCCGGTGCTGCTGTGCGACGCCCGCCGCCGCGACTCCTCCAAGCAGGTGCTGGTCCGCCTCGTGGAGCACGTGCTGTCCGGAGCGTGAGACGCCAGGCGGCGGGCGCCCGGCGGGGCGCCCGCCGCGGTCCGGTCAGGGATACGGACGGCCGTCCGGCCAGATCCAGGGCTGGATGCAGGGCGGCGGGGTCTGCTTCGCGCCGGGCTGCGGCGGCGGGCAGGGCTGGTCCTCGGTGTCGGCGTACGACGGCATCGCCCCCGCCGCCAGCGCGGTCGCCACCGCGAGCACCAGCCCGGCGAGCACCGCCGCGATCGCCTTACGCCGTCGTCCCGGCATCGCCCCTCCTCGAACCCCGAAACCGTCGTCGCGAGTATGTGCCCGCGCGGCCCGCGCCGCAGGCGTGCGGCGGTGCTCGAAGTGGCCATGTCCACTTGTGGCCATCCTTGGGTATCGTTCCATCGATCATCGGCGGACTGGGCAACGGAGCTGAGACGCATGTTCGAGACGTTCGGGGTGTCCCGGCTCGCCGAATCCGCGTACCGGATGCTGCTGACCGCTCCCGGCCTGACCCGCGCGGACCTGGACCGCGCGCTGGACGCCGCCGCCGCGCCCGCGCTGGCCGAACTGGCCGAGCGCGGGCTCGTCACGGCCACGGCCGACGGGTCGCTGCGCGTCGAGCCGCCCGAACGGGCGATGGACCTGCTCATCGCCCGCGAGGAGGCCGCGATCGAGGCGCGGCGGGCCGCGCTGGCAGGGCTGCGCGAGGGGGTCGGCGACATGGTCGCCGAGTTCGTCGGCGGGCGCAGCGAGGCCTTCGGCGACCTGCTGGAGCAGGTCACGGGCGACGACGCGGTGCGATCGCGGCTGTACCAGATCGCGACCGGCGCCCGGCGGGAGGTGTGGACGGTCAATCCGGGACCGGCGCCGTCGGCGCGGGCGATCGCGGCCAGCCGGGCGATGGACCAGGTCAGCCGGGCCCGTGGCGTACGCAGCCGGTCGGTGTTCGCGACCGAGGCGGCCACCGACGCGCCGATGCGGGCGTACCTGGCCGAGACGGTCGCCGCCGGGGACGAGGTGCGGCTGCACCCGGACCCGCCGCTGCTGCTGTTCATCGTGGACGGGGAGCTGGCCGTGCTGCCGGCCGACCTGGACCGGCCGGGCCGGTGCGCGCTGGTGCTCAAGAGCGCCGCCCTGGTCCAGCCGCTGATCATGCTGTACCAGCAGCTGTGGCGCTCGGCGCAGCCGTTGGAACCGGGCCGCGACTGGGAGTCCGACACCGAGCGGCTGCACCGGATCGTGGCGCTGCTCGGCGAGGGGCAGAAGGACGAGGCGATCGCGCGGCGGCTCGGGCTGTCGGTGCGTACGGTGCGGCGGCTCATCTCCTCGGCCGTGGAGGGGCTGGGGGCAGACAGCCGGTTCCAGGCCGGGGTGCACGCCGTACGCCGCGGCTGGGTGCCCGCAGCCGAGTGACGTGTTGGTGCCATCGCCGGTTTGTGCTGCGGCGCAGGCCTTACCGGCGCCCCGCGGCCGGGGCTAGCTTCGGTTCTCGCACCGATCTTCATCCTGACAGGAGAGACACATGCGGAACCTGACCCGCCTCGGCGCCGGGGTCGCCGCGACCCTGCTCGCCACCACCGCCGCGCTGGCCGCGGCCGCGCCGGCCAGTGCCCGGCTCAACCCGGCCGGGCTGCTGGACTGCGAGTCCGGCGGCAACTACCACTACACCTGCCACATCGAGGACGCGCTGCCGCTGAGCAACCAGGTGTGGAAGTACAACGGCTCGCACGTGCTCGCGTTCGACGGGCTCAACGGCGTGTACGGGGCCTGCGCGGCCAGCCTGCGGTTCTCGATCGGGGTGACCTACACCCGGTCCAACGGCACCGTGGTCAACACCGGCATGACCCTGAACTGCCGCTACGCCTGGGAGTGACCTCCGGGCCGGGTGGGGCGCGGGATTCGGCGGCGTCCGCGCGGCGCCGCTGGGTACCGTGGGACCGTGAACACGGGAAGCGGACCGGTGATCCGGCTGGCCGGCGCGGAGGTCGTCGACGCGCTCGGGCCGCTGTGGATCGCGCTGCACCAGCACCACCGCAGCGTCGCGCCCCACCTGGCCATGTACGACGACGACCGGTCGTGGCGGCTGCGCCGCGAGCTGTACCGGCAGTGGATCACCGAGCCGGGCTCGTTCGTGCTGCTGGCCGAGCTCGGTGGTGAGCCGGTCGGGTACGCGTTCGTGCACGTGTTCGACGGCCCCGACGACAGCTGGGTGTCCGGCGACCGCATCGCCGAGCTGGAGACCCTGTCGGTGGCGCCCGCACACCGGGGGCAGGGGCTGGGCACCCGGCTGCTGGACGGGGTCGACGTGCGGCTGGACGAGCTGGGCATCGGTGACCTGTACATCGGCGCGCTGGCCACGAACCTGGCCGCGCAGCGCGTGTACGAGCGCCGCGGCCTGCGCCCCCTGATGGTCAAGTACGCCCGGCTGGCCGCCTCGCCGCAACCGCGCTGAGGCTCAGCCGGGCAGCTCGTCGCCCCGCACCCGGGCGTGCAGGTGCATGTCGTGGCGGCCGTCGGCGTGGACGGCGGCGCTGCGCATGGTGCCCTCCAGCGGGAACCCGGCCTTGACCGCGACCCGGCAGGAGGCGTGGTTGCGGGTCGAATGGTCCAGGTGCAGACGGTGGAAGCCGGCCTCGCCCAGCGCCCAGGCGCTCAGCGCCGCCAGCGCGCGGGTGGCCACCCCGGCGCCGCGCGCGGCGGGCAGCACCCAGTACCCGCAGCCGGCGTCGCCGTCGTCGAGGTTCAGCGAGCCCAGCGCGATGCGCCCCAGCACCTCGCCCCCGGCGCGGGTGACGGCCCAGCTCGCGCCGGTCTCCTGCGCCCACGCCTGCTCGTACTGGGCGAACCAGGCGCGCACGTCGTCCTCGGACCGGGGCTGGCGGGTGTGCCAGGTCCGGATCGCGGGATCCTGGTACGCGGCGAGGAAGACCGGCACGTCGGCGGCCTCCCACGGGCGCAGCAGC is a window from the Catellatospora sp. TT07R-123 genome containing:
- a CDS encoding roadblock/LC7 domain-containing protein, translated to MSDKTATANADLAWLVDDLVHRVVEARYAVILSTDGLLVAASRGLERGDAEHLAAAAAGMSSLARGAGRHFGDSVVRRTMIEFGTGYLFVTSAGNGACLAVVTGTGIDVGVAAYEMEMLVVRVGQYITTPMRAPSVQAR
- a CDS encoding ATP/GTP-binding protein, which gives rise to MDSALSDIPADMTYTLPTAVKILIAGHFGVGKTTMVGSVSEILPLRTEELLTDAGVGIDDLSGVEAKNTTTVAMDFGRITISDDLVLYLFGTPGQERFSFVWDELSLGALGAVVLADTRRLKDSWASIGYFEQRQTPFVVAVNCFDDGEQYTPADVQLALNLEPQVPVLLCDARRRDSSKQVLVRLVEHVLSGA
- a CDS encoding GNAT family N-acetyltransferase; amino-acid sequence: MNTGSGPVIRLAGAEVVDALGPLWIALHQHHRSVAPHLAMYDDDRSWRLRRELYRQWITEPGSFVLLAELGGEPVGYAFVHVFDGPDDSWVSGDRIAELETLSVAPAHRGQGLGTRLLDGVDVRLDELGIGDLYIGALATNLAAQRVYERRGLRPLMVKYARLAASPQPR
- a CDS encoding nitrate- and nitrite sensing domain-containing protein; this encodes MRRPRNPGLRNKIVAVLASLVALWAFAAYVTVGEGVSLVWLATLEQQVAKPTEALIAAVQEERRESAAYAAAGTAGSRTALEAARATTDQAVAKLRHALEGTAARWSTSAASDARLADLLTGLDTLRTHRAALDAGRVDRIATTDYFTGLTQLGFDVYDTYTAWDDSEVIYHTSTLVLLTHSQEMISREDAVVAGVIGANRFGETDRAALTQLVGAQRYLSRQVADRLPMPDRGEYQKLLGGPELAGLRLLEEQLMSARPGAAPSADAGTWRAATTGAIEALRTLVLKLADLTVVRFRGAAIWIIVRLVLAAGLGLVAVVASIRFTIRSLRNLQDQLAELRVAALDLAQQRLPRVVERLRLGEEVDVAEAAPPLAYGADDIGQVGHAFNEVQQTAIQATVDQAALRRNVRDVFLSLAHRIQALVHRQLKLIDHMERQAVTDSELADLFRIDHLATRMRRNAENLIVLAGVPASRTWGGPVPLIDVIRAALAEVEDYPRVRLRSADTAAVAGRAVGDLIHLLAELMENALSFSPPTTVVVVTGRAVPTGYLIEIEDRGLGMTDLDLAEANRQLADPPEFQLAAAARLGFYVVGRLAQRHRIEVRLRRSAGDGVIAAVLVDEAFLGGDGTGTDRPHERLLATVAAATAVAPPLRDVPAADAVRADTPPGGTPALPGAPAPDTAYTPAGLPWRDKRPKHPAPPPPGLIPRPRDLHELEKAAAAYPNGRTPEEVGRFLAAYVNAVQQGRERAERSGPAAG
- a CDS encoding DUF742 domain-containing protein, with amino-acid sequence MDGSSAPAGGGWAQEDAGPTVRPYAMTSGRTRPARGAFDLISIVMALRSPAAHDGTVPEAEQILRCCQLPVSVAELAARLDLPAGTVKVLLGDLLAQQLIATRSPAPDLGTPNRPILQAVIHGLRAL
- a CDS encoding helix-turn-helix transcriptional regulator, with the translated sequence MFETFGVSRLAESAYRMLLTAPGLTRADLDRALDAAAAPALAELAERGLVTATADGSLRVEPPERAMDLLIAREEAAIEARRAALAGLREGVGDMVAEFVGGRSEAFGDLLEQVTGDDAVRSRLYQIATGARREVWTVNPGPAPSARAIAASRAMDQVSRARGVRSRSVFATEAATDAPMRAYLAETVAAGDEVRLHPDPPLLLFIVDGELAVLPADLDRPGRCALVLKSAALVQPLIMLYQQLWRSAQPLEPGRDWESDTERLHRIVALLGEGQKDEAIARRLGLSVRTVRRLISSAVEGLGADSRFQAGVHAVRRGWVPAAE
- a CDS encoding GNAT family N-acetyltransferase, with product MRATLSTPPTIPAGTLSAVAQPLLPGPGELLLRPWEAADVPVFLAAYQDPAIRTWHTRQPRSEDDVRAWFAQYEQAWAQETGASWAVTRAGGEVLGRIALGSLNLDDGDAGCGYWVLPAARGAGVATRALAALSAWALGEAGFHRLHLDHSTRNHASCRVAVKAGFPLEGTMRSAAVHADGRHDMHLHARVRGDELPG
- a CDS encoding VOC family protein, which translates into the protein MAANFQISVDCADPHALARFWAQALEWEVERHGDFIKQMLDAGHATPADVITLDGELVWSTAAAIRDPQAPVNGRGSPVRSRMIFQVVPEGKTAKNRFHLDVNFEGVDKEVTAARMEQLGAKRLWDGQQGPHSWIAMADPEGNEFCVS